The following are encoded together in the Bos taurus isolate L1 Dominette 01449 registration number 42190680 breed Hereford chromosome 17, ARS-UCD2.0, whole genome shotgun sequence genome:
- the DYNLL1 gene encoding dynein light chain 1, cytoplasmic: protein MCDRKAVIKNADMSEEMQQDSVECATQALEKYNIEKDIAAHIKKEFDKKYNPTWHCIVGRNFGSYVTHETKHFIYFYLGQVAILLFKSG, encoded by the exons ATGTGTGACCGAAAGGCCGTAATCAAGAATGCCGATATGTCGGAGGAGATGCAACAGGACTCGGTGGAGTGTGCTACTCAGGCATTGGAAAAGTATAATATAGAGAAGGACATTGCGGCCCATATCAAGAAG gagtTTGACAAGAAGTACAACCCCACCTGGCACTGCATCGTGGGGAGGAACTTCGGTAGTTATGTGACACATGAAACCAAACACTTCATCTACTTCTACCTGGGCCAAGTGGCCATTCTCCTGTTCAAATCTGGTTAA